The following are from one region of the Anaeropeptidivorans aminofermentans genome:
- a CDS encoding branched-chain amino acid transporter permease, with protein sequence MLLTPIEIVIIILSVALGTLATRITPFILFPEMKKPPEIITYLGKVLPPAMMGLLVIYCFKDIKLGEASHGIPEIIAVLVIFFIHKWKSNVLLSIGSGTVVYMVLVQTVF encoded by the coding sequence ATGCTTTTAACCCCTATAGAAATAGTGATTATTATACTTTCTGTTGCTTTGGGCACATTAGCCACGAGAATCACCCCGTTTATTTTGTTCCCCGAAATGAAAAAGCCTCCTGAAATTATTACGTATTTAGGAAAGGTTCTTCCGCCGGCAATGATGGGGCTTTTGGTGATATACTGCTTTAAGGATATAAAGTTAGGGGAGGCTTCTCACGGAATACCCGAAATAATTGCCGTTTTAGTCATATTTTTTATCCATAAATGGAAAAGCAACGTACTTCTCAGTATCGGCAGCGGAACAGTTGTTTATATGGTACTGGTGCAGACTGTATTTTAA
- a CDS encoding EAL domain-containing protein: MDFSEKIESYMSKISELRVFIAVRRGFMLIIPLILIGSAATVINNFPVSFYQDFMVSFFGENWTDFGSYLYQATFAIMSLSLVITISYSYASLEPYNSSYESSPPISSVVSLICLFAILYTENDTVSFRNLGVMGVFIAIVTALVSSFLFTLLLKIQAIKLHIDSNASDPNVSMVFASLFPAAITVCLFISFRITLSRIGIENIHESFYKSFESIFFEPESSLKNALVFITLIHSLWFLGIHGSNMLESVTQSVFVPCLQSNIELVASGQAPVHIFTKEFFDIFVLMGGSGTTLCLVVAFLLRSRKSNAQNVSVFSLFPGLFNINESMLFGIPVVLNFYLLIPFILTPIVLTLITYGAMSIGLVPLVTSSVQWTTPIFLGGYKATGSLAGALLQGVNFIIGVMIYLPFVKINEESTLKKNKLIINSLIDLALERQDGISRNLIQRKDAIGSLARNLSVDLRQDMIKGTGLWLEYQPKINYEGNVVGIEALLRWKHRLFGLLPPPLAIALAEDREFIHLLGGWIFEEACKQLKSWEEQGLKDVTLSVNISPLQMDKNIIISQFDGITKKFGIKPHNIEIEITEQAALNQIRSALEIIGKLKEMGFKIAIDDFGMGHTSLVILKEFSIDTIKIDGSLVKDMMNHNSSRDIISSIVYLARKSNFSVVAEYVQTEQQRDLLHSLGCDIYQGWLYSKALMPEALFDYYIRSLEITGNLSKEYIKASSAK, encoded by the coding sequence ATGGATTTTTCTGAAAAAATTGAAAGTTATATGAGTAAAATAAGTGAATTAAGGGTTTTTATAGCTGTAAGGCGTGGATTTATGCTTATTATTCCGCTGATATTAATAGGGTCCGCGGCTACGGTTATAAACAATTTTCCCGTTAGCTTCTATCAGGATTTCATGGTTTCTTTCTTTGGAGAAAATTGGACGGATTTCGGCTCTTATTTGTATCAGGCGACCTTTGCCATTATGTCTTTAAGCCTTGTAATTACAATAAGCTATTCTTACGCAAGCTTAGAGCCCTACAATTCAAGCTATGAATCCAGCCCTCCCATTTCATCGGTTGTATCCCTCATATGCTTATTTGCTATACTCTATACTGAAAATGATACCGTATCCTTTAGAAACCTAGGCGTAATGGGGGTTTTTATAGCAATCGTCACAGCCCTTGTTTCTTCTTTTTTATTTACATTACTATTGAAAATACAGGCAATAAAGCTCCATATTGACAGCAACGCCTCCGATCCTAACGTAAGCATGGTTTTTGCTTCTCTTTTTCCTGCCGCAATAACTGTATGCCTATTTATATCTTTTCGGATAACGCTTTCTAGAATCGGCATAGAAAATATTCATGAATCTTTTTATAAAAGCTTTGAAAGCATATTCTTCGAACCCGAATCCTCTTTGAAAAACGCATTGGTGTTTATTACTCTTATTCACTCGCTATGGTTTTTAGGCATCCATGGAAGCAATATGCTGGAATCTGTTACTCAGTCGGTATTTGTTCCCTGCCTTCAAAGCAATATAGAACTTGTAGCATCAGGGCAGGCTCCGGTACATATATTTACAAAGGAATTTTTTGACATATTTGTTCTCATGGGCGGCTCCGGCACTACCCTTTGCCTTGTAGTAGCTTTTCTTTTACGCTCAAGAAAAAGTAATGCGCAAAACGTAAGCGTATTTTCGTTATTTCCGGGGCTTTTTAATATTAATGAGTCCATGCTTTTCGGAATCCCTGTGGTTTTAAATTTTTATCTTCTCATTCCCTTTATTCTTACCCCTATCGTCCTTACGCTCATAACCTACGGCGCAATGTCCATAGGCCTTGTTCCCCTTGTAACCTCAAGCGTTCAGTGGACAACCCCTATATTCTTAGGCGGATATAAGGCTACAGGCTCTTTGGCAGGCGCACTTTTACAAGGGGTAAACTTCATTATCGGCGTTATGATATATCTTCCCTTTGTCAAAATAAACGAAGAAAGTACTTTGAAAAAAAATAAACTCATTATAAACTCTCTTATTGATTTAGCTCTTGAAAGGCAGGATGGCATTTCGAGAAACCTCATCCAAAGAAAAGACGCCATCGGCAGCCTTGCAAGAAACCTATCTGTAGATTTAAGACAGGATATGATAAAAGGAACCGGTCTGTGGCTTGAATACCAGCCGAAGATCAATTACGAAGGGAACGTCGTAGGCATTGAGGCCCTTTTAAGATGGAAGCACCGATTATTTGGATTGCTCCCGCCGCCTCTTGCCATAGCCCTTGCAGAAGACAGAGAGTTTATCCATCTTTTAGGGGGCTGGATATTTGAAGAAGCTTGCAAACAGCTTAAATCCTGGGAGGAGCAGGGACTGAAGGACGTCACTCTTTCCGTTAATATTTCTCCTTTACAGATGGATAAAAATATAATAATATCTCAATTTGACGGCATAACAAAGAAATTTGGTATAAAGCCCCATAATATAGAAATAGAAATCACAGAACAAGCTGCATTAAATCAAATCCGGTCCGCCCTTGAAATCATCGGAAAACTGAAGGAAATGGGCTTTAAAATAGCTATAGATGATTTTGGCATGGGGCATACCTCTCTTGTGATTCTTAAGGAATTTAGTATCGATACCATTAAAATAGACGGTTCTCTCGTTAAAGATATGATGAATCATAATAGCAGCAGAGACATTATATCTTCAATTGTATACCTTGCCCGTAAAAGCAATTTTTCCGTCGTGGCAGAATATGTCCAGACGGAACAGCAAAGGGACCTTCTTCATTCTTTAGGCTGTGACATATACCAAGGCTGGCTTTACAGCAAGGCCCTCATGCCGGAAGCGCTTTTTGACTATTATATCCGCTCATTAGAAATAACAGGAAACCTTTCAAAGGAATATATAAAAGCATCTTCTGCAAAATAA
- a CDS encoding AzlC family ABC transporter permease: MEEKKNKNFKKALSAAFPYTVPVLTGYMVLGITYGVLMRTKGYDALWAVLMSAIAYCGSMQYVAITLLTIAFDPVQAFLLSLMVNARHLFYGLSMLEKYKGLGKAKGLLIYTLSDETFSVSSSVSPPDGIDRKYFYLSISFLNYIYWVTATFIGSILGKFINFNTEGLSFVLTALFVVLFMEQMKKKENRISGAIGILGTLSGLFVFGADRMIIPSMIFILLILLAGRKKVCF; encoded by the coding sequence ATGGAGGAAAAGAAAAACAAGAATTTTAAAAAAGCGCTGTCTGCTGCATTTCCCTATACAGTACCTGTATTGACAGGATATATGGTTTTAGGGATTACCTACGGCGTGCTTATGAGAACCAAAGGATACGATGCACTGTGGGCAGTGCTTATGAGTGCAATTGCCTACTGCGGAAGCATGCAATACGTCGCTATTACTCTTCTCACAATTGCCTTTGACCCTGTTCAGGCATTTTTACTTAGTTTAATGGTAAATGCAAGGCATTTGTTTTACGGTCTTTCGATGCTTGAGAAGTATAAGGGGCTGGGAAAGGCGAAGGGGCTTCTGATTTATACCCTTTCCGACGAGACATTTTCCGTTTCGTCCAGTGTAAGTCCCCCTGACGGCATAGATAGAAAATACTTTTATTTATCCATTTCTTTTCTTAATTACATATATTGGGTTACAGCAACGTTTATCGGAAGCATCCTCGGAAAATTTATTAATTTTAATACGGAAGGCCTTAGTTTCGTGCTTACGGCTCTTTTCGTTGTGCTTTTTATGGAACAGATGAAGAAAAAGGAAAATAGAATTTCAGGAGCTATAGGAATTTTAGGAACATTATCAGGGCTTTTTGTTTTCGGCGCAGATCGTATGATTATTCCTTCTATGATATTTATTTTGCTTATTTTACTTGCGGGGAGGAAAAAAGTATGCTTTTAA
- a CDS encoding small, acid-soluble spore protein, alpha/beta type: protein MKKPQKEKKEKKLTPNDILKYEIANELGLMDKINARGWKSLTAKESGRIGGLIAKANRDRVKNKNTEKDSSDIVKGIDKT, encoded by the coding sequence ATGAAGAAACCACAAAAAGAGAAAAAAGAAAAGAAGCTTACCCCAAATGATATATTAAAATATGAAATTGCCAATGAGCTTGGCTTAATGGATAAAATTAATGCAAGGGGCTGGAAAAGCCTTACAGCTAAGGAAAGCGGGAGAATAGGAGGCCTTATTGCAAAAGCCAACAGAGATCGAGTGAAAAATAAAAACACAGAAAAAGATTCATCAGATATTGTAAAAGGGATTGACAAAACCTAG
- the spoIID gene encoding stage II sporulation protein D yields MKKIMYYIFFTAIAMTFIPAVISLLFFNHDKNIKEPSYLKESPPNTKLEEYIIGVVAAEMPATFPEEALKAQAVAARTYALRAMEASGTSKIEPDNIGQAYDTKLKLMEKWGDNFDIHYKKIADAVKETEREILVYEGELIEAVFHSTSGGMTERSENVWKSERPYLVSVDSSFDEKSPYFKDTKSFKEDFLRKTLSENIQGLLLSNSPLYEQIKISEYTDAGYVKKIIIGNKEISGNDIRMLLGLRSSMFEIEEKNGEILFLTKGYGHGAGMSQYGAKYLAESGFTYEDILKYYYKGVVVEKYH; encoded by the coding sequence ATGAAAAAAATAATGTATTATATATTTTTTACCGCTATTGCCATGACTTTCATTCCTGCCGTCATAAGCCTTCTGTTTTTCAATCATGATAAAAATATTAAAGAACCCTCTTATTTAAAAGAAAGCCCTCCCAATACTAAGCTTGAAGAATATATTATAGGGGTAGTTGCTGCAGAAATGCCTGCAACATTTCCTGAAGAGGCCCTTAAAGCCCAGGCTGTGGCTGCAAGAACTTATGCCCTTAGAGCAATGGAAGCATCGGGCACATCTAAAATAGAACCTGATAATATCGGTCAAGCCTATGATACTAAATTGAAGCTTATGGAAAAATGGGGAGATAATTTTGACATCCATTATAAAAAAATAGCCGATGCGGTAAAAGAAACCGAAAGGGAGATTCTTGTTTACGAAGGAGAGCTTATAGAAGCCGTATTCCATTCTACAAGCGGCGGAATGACGGAACGCTCTGAAAACGTATGGAAGAGTGAAAGACCTTATCTTGTAAGCGTAGATTCCTCTTTTGATGAAAAATCCCCCTATTTTAAAGATACAAAAAGCTTTAAAGAGGATTTTCTAAGAAAGACTTTGTCTGAAAATATCCAGGGTCTTCTATTATCAAACAGCCCCCTATACGAACAAATAAAAATATCGGAATATACCGACGCAGGATACGTAAAAAAAATAATAATAGGAAATAAGGAGATTTCAGGAAACGACATAAGAATGCTCCTTGGGTTAAGGTCTTCCATGTTTGAAATTGAAGAAAAAAACGGAGAAATACTTTTTTTAACGAAAGGCTACGGCCACGGGGCAGGCATGAGCCAATACGGAGCCAAATATCTTGCAGAAAGCGGATTTACATATGAGGATATCCTGAAATATTATTATAAAGGCGTTGTTGTAGAAAAATATCATTAA
- the mutY gene encoding A/G-specific adenine glycosylase, whose amino-acid sequence MDIIDLIKEFTPRTELQQKSKELILAELLQYGERLYSRDTLHAHMSASAIILNPSLDKTLMVYHNIYNSYSWTGGHADEEQDLYTVAYREAREETGVERLYPVSRSLLSVESLPVPEHIKRGKKVAFHYHHNVTFGFICPDNQRLSIKPDENSSVAWLDINKLTELCSEEDMVPIYEDNIRQVIKLMTEKQRNYQLLPERLLPWYEKNARDLPWRKDQDPYHVWLSEIMLQQTRVDTVIDYYNRFLMEFPTIKALADADEERVLKLWEGLGYYSRARNLQKAAKNIMAEFGGNFPKDPAKINKLPGIGIYTTGAIASICFDYPMPAVDGNVLRVISRITEDYRCIDEENTKKEIGRQLAEIYPKGHCGDFTQSLMELGATICLPNGEPKCGSCPAKDICIAYKSKRYSLLPIRKEKRAREVQEITFFILTWGNKIAFRKRREKGVLHDMWELPNVYGKLDREDVKHWLQEQKGAGHIGNMNQGKHIFTHIEWRIRCYKITCEKPFGDYLWADEDKLDTEISLPTAFKKFLLPEETDFQQLSLE is encoded by the coding sequence ATGGATATAATAGATTTGATTAAAGAATTTACCCCCCGTACGGAGCTTCAGCAAAAAAGCAAAGAGCTTATTTTAGCCGAGCTTTTGCAATACGGAGAAAGATTATATTCAAGGGATACATTGCATGCCCATATGTCTGCATCTGCCATTATATTAAATCCCAGCTTAGATAAAACCTTGATGGTTTATCATAATATCTATAATTCTTATTCATGGACCGGCGGCCATGCTGACGAGGAACAGGATTTATATACAGTAGCTTACAGGGAAGCTCGGGAAGAAACGGGTGTAGAGAGATTGTATCCTGTCAGCAGGAGTTTATTGTCCGTTGAGTCTCTTCCGGTACCGGAACATATAAAAAGAGGAAAGAAGGTAGCTTTTCACTATCATCACAATGTAACTTTCGGTTTTATTTGTCCTGATAATCAGCGCCTCAGTATTAAACCGGATGAAAATAGCAGCGTTGCATGGCTGGATATTAATAAATTGACTGAACTATGTTCAGAAGAGGATATGGTTCCTATTTATGAGGATAATATCAGGCAAGTTATTAAGTTAATGACGGAAAAACAAAGAAACTATCAATTATTACCGGAAAGATTGCTGCCATGGTATGAAAAAAACGCCAGGGATTTACCTTGGCGGAAAGACCAGGACCCTTATCATGTATGGCTTTCAGAGATTATGCTTCAGCAAACCAGAGTGGATACAGTGATAGACTATTATAATCGCTTTTTAATGGAGTTTCCTACCATTAAAGCCTTGGCCGATGCCGATGAAGAAAGAGTGCTGAAACTATGGGAAGGCCTGGGGTATTATTCCAGAGCAAGAAACCTTCAAAAGGCGGCGAAGAATATTATGGCGGAGTTCGGCGGTAATTTTCCCAAAGATCCTGCTAAAATTAATAAGCTGCCCGGTATCGGTATTTATACCACAGGGGCGATTGCTTCCATTTGCTTTGACTATCCTATGCCGGCAGTAGACGGCAATGTATTGCGGGTGATATCCAGAATTACAGAGGATTACCGCTGTATCGATGAAGAAAACACAAAAAAAGAAATAGGCAGGCAATTAGCGGAGATTTATCCTAAAGGGCACTGCGGTGATTTCACCCAAAGTCTCATGGAGCTGGGGGCCACCATTTGCCTGCCCAATGGGGAACCAAAATGCGGAAGCTGCCCCGCGAAAGATATTTGCATAGCATATAAAAGCAAAAGATATTCCCTTTTACCCATAAGAAAAGAAAAGAGGGCCAGAGAAGTTCAGGAGATTACTTTCTTTATTCTCACCTGGGGAAATAAAATTGCCTTTCGAAAACGGCGTGAAAAAGGGGTGCTTCACGATATGTGGGAGCTTCCCAATGTATATGGGAAATTAGATAGGGAAGACGTTAAGCATTGGCTTCAGGAGCAGAAGGGAGCGGGCCATATCGGAAATATGAATCAGGGCAAGCATATTTTTACCCATATAGAGTGGCGGATACGCTGTTATAAGATTACTTGCGAAAAGCCCTTTGGTGATTATTTGTGGGCAGATGAAGACAAGCTGGACACAGAAATATCGCTGCCTACTGCTTTTAAGAAGTTTTTGCTGCCTGAGGAAACGGACTTTCAGCAGCTGTCTTTAGAATAA